One stretch of Thermococcus sp. 21S9 DNA includes these proteins:
- a CDS encoding RidA family protein, translated as MEKRVVYTEKAPKPIGPYSQAILVEGGKFLFVSGQIPIDPETGEIVGETIEEQAERAIRNMLAIVEEAGGSAENVVKVTAFLSDINDYPKFNEVYERFFSKAKPARAVVEVANLPKGVKVEIECIAVL; from the coding sequence ATGGAGAAGAGGGTTGTCTACACGGAGAAGGCCCCCAAGCCGATAGGGCCCTACAGCCAGGCGATATTGGTCGAGGGCGGAAAGTTCCTGTTCGTCTCAGGCCAGATACCGATTGACCCCGAGACCGGGGAGATAGTGGGCGAAACCATCGAGGAGCAGGCAGAGAGGGCCATAAGGAACATGCTGGCGATAGTTGAAGAGGCCGGTGGAAGCGCTGAGAACGTGGTCAAAGTTACCGCCTTCCTCAGCGACATCAACGATTATCCAAAGTTCAACGAGGTCTACGAGAGGTTCTTCTCAAAGGCGAAGCCCGCCAGGGCGGTCGTTGAAGTGGCCAACCTGCCCAAGGGCGTCAAGGTTGAGATTGAGTGCATCGCCGTCCTCTGA
- a CDS encoding Mov34/MPN/PAD-1 family protein, producing MKVRIRRELFEYLLQLARSAYPNEFAGFLREKDGIFEEVLIAPNPHAGPRSIFFDTWMLPYDESIKGTVHSHPSPAPWPSEGDLEFFSKFGGVHLIIAWPFTEDSVRAYSSDGVELPIEVVD from the coding sequence ATGAAGGTAAGGATTAGGCGCGAGCTCTTCGAGTACCTCCTTCAGCTCGCGAGGAGCGCGTATCCCAACGAGTTCGCTGGTTTCCTGAGGGAGAAGGACGGAATCTTCGAGGAGGTTCTGATAGCCCCGAACCCGCACGCGGGGCCAAGGAGCATATTCTTCGACACGTGGATGCTCCCCTACGACGAGAGCATCAAGGGGACGGTTCACTCGCATCCGAGCCCGGCTCCGTGGCCGTCCGAGGGCGATTTGGAGTTCTTCTCGAAGTTCGGCGGGGTTCATCTCATAATAGCGTGGCCTTTCACGGAAGATAGTGTAAGGGCCTACTCGAGCGACGGCGTTGAGTTGCCAATAGAGGTTGTAGATTAA
- a CDS encoding Lrp/AsnC family transcriptional regulator translates to MSDKITAVDLRILKLLAKNARLTYKELAELLGTTRQRISRRMNRLEQNGVILKYTVIPNYDALGYIHVILGVTVRPDVDVGELIATLKEDENVKIIQRALGSHNLVLHIIGPKDMRELEKIIAEVTKKIPGIEHLDITFVTETVKFEAL, encoded by the coding sequence ATGAGCGATAAAATAACCGCCGTTGACCTTCGGATTTTGAAGTTGCTCGCCAAGAACGCCCGTCTCACTTACAAGGAGCTTGCCGAGCTTCTCGGTACCACGAGGCAGAGGATATCCAGGAGAATGAACCGCCTCGAGCAGAACGGCGTCATCCTGAAGTACACCGTTATCCCCAACTATGATGCCCTCGGTTATATACATGTTATCCTCGGTGTTACTGTTAGGCCGGATGTGGACGTCGGTGAGCTAATCGCTACCCTCAAGGAGGACGAGAACGTCAAGATAATCCAGCGTGCCCTCGGTTCCCACAACCTGGTTCTGCACATAATCGGCCCGAAGGACATGAGGGAACTTGAGAAGATTATAGCGGAAGTCACCAAGAAGATACCGGGAATAGAGCACCTTGACATAACCTTCGTCACCGAGACCGTCAAATTCGAGGCCCTCTGA
- a CDS encoding SPOUT family RNA methylase, producing MKFLVKTQRDMEAVAGNYIREAIPDAEVWIAPMGYTGLVLVEADENALEKLLEIPEVERVIPVLVETEADLDKIAESAEKIAHLIGENETYAVKTKRRGKHDFSSIDVNRVLGAKIKELTNADVNLSWPDKVVQVEIIGDKAYISVLPGEEYRKYTPDKIDARKLFRKLTIVQMPYWGDYKACRKFGEKIGRAAQAFEVKELIIAPKEKMDAFELMEFLRGVKAGQESRYKIQREAYPWKVEKVPVSLWDLYQVIRDKRRNKRLLIITDPKGPTLAEVKEELARDLHHAREVVVFIGSREGIPRGLFRFADYVVDLAPYMTFATEHGIPATLVSLWEVYEEFLRENEKGE from the coding sequence ATGAAGTTCCTCGTCAAGACCCAGCGCGACATGGAGGCCGTTGCCGGCAACTACATCAGGGAGGCAATCCCCGATGCAGAGGTCTGGATTGCGCCGATGGGCTACACGGGATTGGTTTTAGTTGAGGCCGATGAAAATGCCCTCGAAAAGCTCCTCGAGATTCCCGAGGTCGAGAGGGTGATTCCGGTTCTGGTCGAGACCGAGGCCGACCTCGATAAGATAGCCGAGAGCGCCGAGAAGATTGCACACCTCATCGGCGAGAACGAGACCTACGCCGTCAAAACCAAGAGGCGCGGGAAGCACGACTTCTCGAGCATAGATGTGAACCGGGTTCTTGGGGCCAAAATCAAGGAACTCACCAACGCCGACGTGAACCTCAGCTGGCCCGACAAGGTCGTCCAGGTCGAGATAATCGGCGACAAAGCCTACATCTCCGTCCTCCCCGGCGAGGAATACAGGAAGTACACTCCAGACAAGATTGACGCGAGGAAGCTCTTCAGGAAGCTGACGATAGTTCAGATGCCCTACTGGGGCGATTATAAAGCCTGCAGGAAGTTCGGCGAGAAGATAGGTCGCGCGGCACAGGCCTTCGAGGTCAAGGAGCTCATAATAGCGCCCAAGGAGAAGATGGACGCCTTCGAGCTGATGGAGTTCCTGAGGGGCGTCAAGGCAGGCCAGGAGAGCCGTTACAAGATACAGCGCGAGGCCTATCCCTGGAAGGTGGAGAAGGTTCCAGTCTCGCTCTGGGACCTCTACCAGGTGATTCGCGACAAGAGGAGGAACAAGAGACTGCTCATAATCACAGACCCGAAGGGACCGACCCTGGCAGAGGTCAAGGAGGAGCTCGCCAGGGACCTGCACCACGCGAGGGAGGTAGTTGTCTTCATCGGCTCGCGCGAGGGAATCCCGCGCGGTCTGTTCCGGTTCGCTGACTACGTTGTCGACTTGGCCCCGTATATGACCTTCGCCACAGAGCACGGCATTCCGGCGACGCTCGTTTCCCTATGGGAGGTTTACGAGGAGTTCCTGAGGGAGAACGAGAAGGGGGAGTGA
- a CDS encoding MazG nucleotide pyrophosphohydrolase domain-containing protein has translation MNEWQKLVDELIQELGGYWKPFEMFTALTEELGELADAMLGYEGIKGKADEEKLREELGDVLFALLCIANHYGIDAGEALKLSVEKYRARDSKSESSKTR, from the coding sequence GTGAATGAATGGCAGAAGCTCGTTGACGAGCTAATTCAAGAACTCGGTGGTTATTGGAAGCCCTTCGAGATGTTCACCGCACTAACGGAGGAACTTGGTGAGCTTGCAGACGCCATGCTCGGCTACGAGGGAATCAAAGGAAAAGCCGACGAGGAAAAACTCCGTGAGGAACTTGGCGATGTTCTCTTCGCCCTCCTCTGCATAGCCAACCACTACGGGATAGACGCGGGAGAAGCCCTCAAGCTGAGCGTTGAGAAATACCGTGCAAGGGATTCCAAATCAGAGAGTTCGAAAACTCGGTAA
- a CDS encoding KEOPS complex subunit Pcc1 — translation MRIEANVEIRWHYGDELKARAIAEAIEVDNEAMPAELKKSLNVRTRWVDGDVITKVKYSGEIETLIKALDDLVFSVKVAEEMTEKV, via the coding sequence ATGAGGATTGAGGCGAACGTTGAGATACGGTGGCACTACGGCGATGAACTCAAGGCCAGGGCAATAGCGGAGGCGATAGAGGTCGACAATGAGGCCATGCCGGCGGAGCTAAAGAAAAGTTTAAATGTGCGAACCCGATGGGTTGATGGAGACGTCATAACAAAGGTTAAATACTCGGGTGAGATTGAGACCCTCATCAAAGCGCTCGATGATTTGGTGTTTTCGGTCAAGGTCGCCGAGGAAATGACCGAAAAGGTGTGA
- a CDS encoding ATP-binding protein, translated as MQVVLFSPYPKTKREELFDRDEELREIKHAVERGERLILLLGIRRLGKSSLLNVALNELPYPSVKVDVRKTYSEYSSVSRYAIGRAIVSSLEGRRRLLEELKDFLSRIRGIAVSGLRIEVSPKGFSLTELLEALNEYGERKGRLIIAFDEAQYLRFGGATRYDGIIAYAVDNLENLTFVLTGSEVGLLFDFLKFHDPDAPLFGRYHHDIELKRFPPELSEEFLRRGFEEAGVPVGDDELKKAVEELDGIPGWLALYGYVRTTRNLGHDDAIAEVLKEARTVVGRELSRLFSYSPRYRVILKAVALGYSRWRDIKDYVTMKLGYINDSNFSALLENLVKSGYVEKTGEGYRIPDPVLERVFREL; from the coding sequence GTGCAAGTTGTGCTGTTCTCACCCTATCCAAAGACCAAACGGGAGGAACTCTTTGACAGAGATGAGGAGCTGAGAGAGATTAAACACGCCGTTGAGCGCGGGGAGAGGCTTATACTGCTGTTGGGCATCAGGAGACTTGGCAAAAGCTCGCTCCTCAACGTCGCGCTCAACGAGCTTCCTTATCCTTCGGTGAAGGTTGACGTGAGAAAGACTTATTCCGAGTATTCCTCCGTGAGCAGGTACGCGATAGGAAGGGCGATTGTCTCGTCTTTGGAAGGCAGACGTCGGCTTCTGGAGGAGCTCAAGGATTTTCTCTCAAGAATTCGCGGTATAGCCGTTTCGGGCCTGAGGATTGAAGTTTCCCCCAAGGGTTTCTCTCTCACGGAACTGCTCGAGGCCCTCAACGAATATGGGGAGAGAAAAGGTCGGTTGATTATAGCCTTCGACGAGGCTCAGTACCTCAGGTTCGGCGGTGCAACGAGGTACGACGGCATAATAGCCTACGCCGTGGACAACCTTGAAAACCTAACCTTCGTACTTACCGGCTCAGAGGTCGGTCTGCTCTTCGATTTCCTAAAGTTTCACGACCCGGACGCGCCCCTCTTCGGCAGGTACCACCACGACATCGAGCTCAAGAGGTTCCCGCCCGAGCTGAGCGAGGAGTTCCTCAGGAGAGGCTTTGAGGAGGCAGGTGTCCCGGTGGGAGACGATGAACTTAAGAAGGCCGTAGAGGAACTCGACGGCATACCCGGCTGGCTTGCCCTCTACGGATACGTCAGGACAACCCGCAACCTCGGTCATGACGATGCCATCGCGGAGGTTCTGAAGGAAGCCAGAACGGTAGTCGGCAGGGAGCTCTCAAGGCTGTTCTCATACAGCCCGCGCTATCGGGTGATTCTGAAGGCGGTAGCGCTCGGCTATTCCCGCTGGAGGGACATCAAGGACTACGTGACGATGAAGCTCGGCTATATCAACGACTCCAACTTTTCGGCGCTCCTGGAGAACCTCGTTAAGTCTGGCTACGTTGAGAAGACGGGGGAAGGGTATAGAATCCCAGACCCTGTTCTTGAGAGGGTTTTCAGGGAGCTTTGA
- a CDS encoding metalloregulator ArsR/SmtB family transcription factor: MKVRELFEKLDERQKKTVMRCVERCGIPELDADVEPSVDDEAVKFLKVLSNPLRLAILKLLRDKWLCVCLISEALEQDQTLISHHLRTLKSLGLVEERKEGRMRFYKAKRDVLEEYLAKVRGELLGE; the protein is encoded by the coding sequence GTGAAGGTCAGGGAGCTCTTTGAGAAGCTCGACGAAAGGCAGAAGAAGACCGTTATGAGGTGCGTCGAGAGGTGTGGAATCCCCGAGCTCGATGCAGACGTTGAGCCCTCCGTGGACGATGAGGCCGTGAAGTTCCTCAAGGTCCTTTCAAACCCGCTCAGGCTTGCAATTCTCAAGCTCCTCCGCGACAAGTGGCTCTGCGTGTGTCTAATTTCGGAGGCCCTCGAGCAGGACCAGACCCTCATAAGCCACCACCTGAGGACGCTCAAGTCCCTCGGCCTCGTCGAGGAGAGGAAGGAGGGAAGAATGCGCTTCTACAAAGCAAAGAGGGACGTCCTTGAAGAGTACCTCGCCAAGGTCAGGGGGGAACTCCTCGGTGAATGA
- a CDS encoding 30S ribosomal protein S3ae, whose protein sequence is MARGNPRRRAAATKDKWKMKDWFVIYAPEFFGSKEIGLTPADEPEKVVGRVIETTLRDLTGDFTKSHVKLYFQVYDVKGQNAYTKFKGHTLARSYIRSLVRRRTTRVDGIFNITTKDGYKLRVMGMVIAYRRIQTSQERAIRKIMQDIIYKKAEELNFADFVLQSVNGQIAQEIAKEARKIYPIKRAEVRKIKVLAEPEA, encoded by the coding sequence ATGGCAAGGGGTAACCCAAGGCGTAGGGCAGCCGCTACCAAGGATAAGTGGAAGATGAAAGACTGGTTCGTGATTTACGCTCCGGAGTTCTTCGGAAGCAAGGAGATTGGCCTCACCCCGGCCGACGAGCCGGAGAAGGTCGTTGGAAGGGTTATCGAGACGACCCTTAGGGACCTCACCGGTGACTTCACCAAGAGCCACGTCAAGCTCTACTTCCAGGTTTACGACGTCAAGGGCCAGAACGCTTACACCAAGTTCAAGGGCCACACCCTCGCGAGGAGCTACATAAGGAGTCTAGTCAGGAGAAGAACCACTCGCGTTGACGGAATTTTCAACATCACCACCAAGGACGGCTACAAGCTCCGCGTTATGGGCATGGTTATCGCCTACAGGCGCATTCAGACCAGCCAGGAGAGGGCCATAAGGAAGATAATGCAGGACATCATCTACAAGAAGGCCGAGGAACTCAACTTCGCCGACTTCGTCCTCCAGTCTGTCAACGGCCAGATTGCCCAAGAGATTGCCAAGGAAGCGAGGAAGATATACCCGATTAAGCGCGCCGAGGTTAGGAAGATTAAGGTTCTCGCCGAGCCGGAGGCCTGA
- a CDS encoding TIGR00297 family protein codes for MLERLITDVAVVAVLGVGSYKFGALDGKGAVSASLLGLAVIELGGIYPFLALLAFVVLGVLATKYRYDEKRKKGVAQSNGGVRSWGNVIGNGLAVVLFLLLEKLSMMDTFWAATFSAIATVNGDTLASELGKVFGRKPRLITNLKPARPGTNGAISLAGELFALLGCLVIALFALPLTAHKTQMFLAVVLGGFIGVNLDSLIGATLENKGVTDNNSTNFLASLLGGLAGAGIFYLLS; via the coding sequence ATGCTTGAGAGGCTCATCACTGACGTTGCAGTCGTTGCAGTGCTTGGCGTAGGCTCGTACAAGTTCGGGGCCCTTGACGGAAAGGGGGCGGTCTCGGCATCCCTACTCGGTCTGGCCGTCATCGAGCTCGGTGGCATTTATCCATTCCTGGCGCTCCTCGCCTTCGTGGTCCTCGGTGTTCTTGCAACCAAATACCGCTACGATGAAAAGCGGAAGAAGGGCGTTGCGCAGTCCAACGGGGGTGTAAGAAGCTGGGGCAACGTGATTGGCAACGGCCTTGCGGTGGTTCTTTTCCTCCTTCTCGAGAAGCTCTCCATGATGGACACCTTCTGGGCGGCGACCTTCTCGGCGATAGCGACCGTGAACGGTGACACCTTGGCGAGTGAACTCGGAAAGGTCTTCGGCAGAAAGCCGAGGCTCATCACAAACCTTAAACCTGCAAGGCCGGGAACCAACGGAGCAATCTCACTCGCCGGTGAGCTCTTCGCCCTCCTTGGTTGCCTGGTGATAGCGCTGTTTGCCCTCCCGCTGACGGCCCACAAAACTCAGATGTTCCTGGCCGTTGTGCTCGGTGGTTTCATCGGGGTCAACCTCGACAGCCTCATAGGGGCGACGCTTGAGAACAAGGGTGTTACCGACAACAACTCGACGAACTTCCTCGCGAGCCTGCTCGGTGGCCTCGCCGGAGCGGGGATATTCTACCTCCTTTCGTGA